From a single Stomoxys calcitrans chromosome 4, idStoCalc2.1, whole genome shotgun sequence genomic region:
- the LOC106082142 gene encoding M-phase phosphoprotein 8, translated as MWREVSISQNPYFIKCSFNEDDNNKRLTCILYDRKDYPWIAEQELGDVKRKVKLLNRRYDFNEEHIRATFAEGELQSASLEKEAEKAVLKLKYRFKNCPFNYEWALVKQTMHQFQEVVVKPMLTALISCKEQIDILKDTLKKKDAEILQYRREGAILGRKTLATKLFDFDEFARKYESRSKLLGDFSELGKFLVQSESHEKRLPTSSPKREPQNQTTTTEKPVSPGQRKRKMLKQQMLETALNTRATTFEYESSQSQGLSQEFEETAADNNASEEEISNQFSKKARTTDVDMDQQSSGRTNSSPRKQEQRNENVKRDEVSKTTNARKTLQYENSTTVKAGTSPSIEGTKIHTNKDKLSHSWAKTTTMEESVKNTLQNSKEVKSPEKGGQRRNKIVTPSTLEVNNKKGFKYESSSSQTTNSTNSQLTEEFVINASNKQVLKNKESPRSGHIEAKQRKEMLNNGKDETDSDTSISAMPKRRRSRQLSLSQEDANEVVRGDKKVNNDEKSIESDKNLKTSPRKGRPLAGNSAEKRTEGTSPRYSIRKHEISKEVCTEIISDSDCSVNAHEMSSSKRGKRKRESPDMVKNGLKNSQETSSKSPSIGKKTFNCAELSDSEKEDIAASSPPRKRRICLSLNRTPEKKPKPGLEAVRQTAVKSGTDTDEPCVVDISTDSEYNDVSYTPASKMKKKTLMSALQQESPSFLMKSRVTRSSPQILSTPKPVDDLQIVPNKSIEKTVKENTDALAIGEITSQLESIRKELESLEALRLADLKHRTCKA; from the exons atgtGGAGGGAAGTGTCCATTTCACAAAACCcttattttataaaatgtagCTTTAATGAGGACGATAATAATAAGCGTCTTACATGTATTTTGTATGATCGCAAAGATTATCCATGGATAGCTGAACAAGAGCTGGGTGATGTCAAGAGAAAAGTCAAG CTATTAAATCGCAGATATGATTTCAATGAAGAACACATACGAGCTACCTTTGCTGAAGGTGAACTGCAATCAGCATCTCTAGAAAAGGAGGCAGAAAAGGCTGTACTAAAGTTGAAATATCGTTTTAAAAATTGCCCATTCAATTATGAGTGGGCATTGGTGAAACAAACAATGCATCag ttccAGGAAGTTGTTGTGAAACCCATGCTTACGGCACTAATTAGTTGTAAAGAGCAGATTGATATACTAAAAGATActctaaagaaaaaagatgCAGAGATACTACAATATCGAAGAGAAGGTGCAATATTAGGAAGAA AAACTTTGGCCACCAAACTTTTTGACTTCGATGAGTTTGCCAGAAAATATGAAAGCCGAAGCAAATTGCTGGGGGATTTCAGTGAATTGGGAAAATTCTTAGTCCAAAGTGAATCACATGAAAAACGGCTGCCAACTTCAAGTCCCAAAAGGGAGCCACAAAATCAAACTACAACGACAGAGAAACCAGTCAGTCCTGGACAGAG aaaaagaaaaatgttaaagcaaCAAATGCTGGAAACTGCTTTAAACACACGTGCAACCACCTTTGAGTATGAAAGTAGTCAAAGCCAAGGCCTTAGCCAAGAATTTGAAGAAACAGCTGCCGATAATAATGCATCGGAGGAGGAAATTAGCAATCAGTTTTCCAAGAAGGCAAGAACTACTGATGTTGATATGGATCAGCAATCATCTGGAAGGACAAACTCTTCACCCCGCAAACAAGAACAAAG AAATGAAAACGTCAAAAGAGATGAAGTCTCGAAAACTACCAATGCAAGAAAAACTTTGCAATATGAAAATAGTACAACTGTAAAGGCTGGCACTTCCCCATCGATCGAAGGTACAAAAATCCATACCAATAAGGATAAATTAAGCCATTCATGGGCAAAGACTACAACTATGGAGGAAAGTGTTAAAAATACTTTGCAAAACTCAAAAGAAGTGAAATCTCCAGAAAAAGGAGGACAAAG AAGGAACAAAATTGTAACCCCATCCACATTGGaagtaaacaacaaaaaaggctTCAAATATGAGAGTAGTTCCAGCCAAACCACTAACAGCACCAACAGTCAATTGACGGAAGAGTTTGTGATAAATGCATCAAACAAACAGGTTTTAAAGAACAAAGAAAGTCCTCGTAGTGGCCATATAGAAGCAAAGCAGAGAAAGGAGATGCTAAATAATGGTAAAGATGAGACGGATAGTGATACATCGATTTCAGCTATGCCTAAACGGAGGCGTTCCAGACAACTGAGTCTATCGCAAGAGGATGCTAATGAGGTTGTTCGAGGTGACAAAAAAGTTAACAATGACGAAAAAAGTattgaatcggacaaaaatctaaaaacttCCCCTAGAAAGGGTAGGCCATTGGCTGGTAATTCGGCTGAAAAAAGAACCGAAGGCACGTCGCCTAGATATAGTATAAGAAAGCATGAAATTTCTAAAGAAGTTTGCACAGAAATCATTAGTGATTCGGATTGCAGTGTTAATGCCCATGAAATGTCTTCAAGCAAACGGGGAAAAAGAAAACGGGAATCCCCTGATATGGTTAAAAATGGCTTGAAAAATTCACAGGAAACCAGCTCTAAAAGCCCTTCAATTggcaaaaaaacttttaattgtgCAGAACTTAGCGATTCTGAAAAggaagatatagctgcctcaaGCCCGCCACGTAAGCGAAGAATTTGTTTGAGCTTAAATCGAACTCCAGAGAAAAAACCTAAACCAGGCCTCGAAGCAGTTAGGCAGACTGCTGTAAAATCAGGCACTGATACCGACGAACCCTGTGTGGTGGATATTTCAACAGATTCTGAATATAATGATGTCTCTTACACGCCTGCAtccaaaatgaaaaagaaaacccTTATGTCTGCTTTGCAGCAAGAATCTCCCTCGTTTTTAATGAAATCACGAGTAACCCGTTCCTCGCCTCAAATACTGTCCACTCCCAAGCCGGTGGATGATTTGCAAATAGTGCCCAATAAGAGTATAGAGAAGACCGTTAAGGAGAATACCGATGCATTGGCCATTGGAGAGATAACTTCGCAGTTGGAGTCCATACGCAAAGAATTGGAGTCTTTGGAAGCCTTACGTTTGGCCGATTTGAAACACCGCACCTGCAAAGCCTAG
- the LOC106081612 gene encoding trypsin delta, whose translation MHTKVIISVLVLLNLCVNIMATSPTTAKKEKEVEKDPRIIGGQAISIQMAPWQVSVRLKVYEAEMYGYGHICGGSVISQRVVVTAAHCILNQNVNPMAYRSPNEFTLVMGSAYLYQIPPYTLQYDVLQIAVHLGFNLNTMQNDVAMFVINGYIPWSWPTVQAIPLNTVAEPNGTYCTVSGWGKTSLNTDIVSSILMEATVPIVGYATCDINYGNISTGMLCAGYMTTGGVDACQGDSGGPLVCNGYLAGIVSWGYSCAQPGYPGIYTNVSFYDNWIVTNNQSFNYSLYYNNGNAVKVTYGLSALLSLSVFLILAKYLQI comes from the exons ATGCATACTAAAGTGATCATTTCGGTGTTAGTTTTACTCAATTTGTGTGTAAATATAATGGCAACAT ctCCCACCACTGCAAAAaaggaaaaggaagtggaaaaagATCCCCGCATTATTGGCGGCCAAGCGATCTCCATACAAATGGCCCCTTGGCAGGTGTCGGTACGCCTAAAGGTCTACGAAGCGGAGATGTATGGCTATGGCCACATATGCGGGGGATCGGTGATATCGCAACGTGTTGTAGTGACGGCAGCTCATTGTATACTCAA TCAAAATGTTAATCCCATGGCTTACCGCAGTCCCAATGAATTTACTTTGGTAATGGGCTCTGCTTATCTATATCAAATTCCCCCTTACACTCTGCAATATGATGTGCTGCAAATTGCCGTTCATCTAGGATTCAATTTGAACACCATGCAAAATGATGTGGCCATGTTTGTGATAAATGGCTATATACCGTGGTCATGGCCCACAGTGCAAGCGATACCCTTGAATACCGTTGCCGAACCGAATGGTACATATTGCACAGTCTCCGGCTGGGGTAAAACCAGTTTGAACACC GACATAGTTTCGAGCATACTTATGGAGGCCACTGTACCCATTGTGGGCTATGCCACATGTGATATCAACTATGGCAACATTAGCACGGGCATGTTGTGTGCTGGCTACATGACCACAGGCGGTGTGGATGCCTGTCAAGGTGATTCTGGTGGACCCTTGGTATGCAATGGTTACTTGGCTGGCATAGTTTCCTGGGGTTATAGCTGCGCTCAGCCTGGATATCCTGGCATTTATACAAATGTCTCCTTCTATGACAATTGGATTGTAACCAATAATCAATCGTTCAACTATAGTTTATATTACAACAATGGAAATGCTGTAAAGGTGACTTACGGGCTAAGTGCCCTATTGAGCCTGAGTGTTTTTCTTATCTTggcaaaatatttacaaatataa